GCCATGGCCTCGCTGGAGGAGATGGACCTGGCGCATCTCGCCGACCGCTTCCCCGACGAGATGTCCGGCGGCCAGCAGCAGCGCATCGCCATAGCCCGCGCCCTGGTCGGCGACCGCCGACTGGTCCTGGCCGACGAGCCGACCGGCGCGCTGGACTCCGAGACCGGCGAATCCGTACTGGCCCTGCTGCGCGCCCGCTGCGACGCCGGAGCGGCCGGGGTCCTCGTCACACACGAGCCGCGCTTCGCGGCCTGGGCGGACCGGGTCGTCTTCCTGCGCGACGGCGGGGTCGTCGACCAGACCGTACGCAGCGACGCCGAGTCGCTCCTGACCGGCCAGGCGGCCGAACTGTGAGCAACTGGTTCCACTCCTGGCGGGCCGCGGTCCGCATCGCCCGCCGTGACGCCTGGCGCTACAAGGGCCGCAGCTTCCTGGTCCTCGCCATGATCGCGCTGCCGATCCTCGGGGTGAGCGCCGCCGATCTGACCCTGCGCAGCTCCGAGCTCTCCACCGAGCAGAAGGTCGAGCGCTCCCTGGGGCGGGCCGATGCGCGGATCACCGACCCGGGCATGGGCGGCACGGCCGTCTTCCAGGACCCCGCCGGCGAGCAGAACGCTCCGGCGAAGGACATCAAGGACGGCGAGTCCTGGCCCGAGGGCACGACCGATCTCTCCAAGGTCGTCCCGGCAGGCGCCAAGACCCTTGAGGACACGACGGCTTCGGGCAAGTTCCGCACCACTCACGGGCTTCTGTACGCCGACATCCGTGAGCTGAAGGCCACGGACCCGATGGCCGAGGGCATCATGGACCTCACCGACGGCCGCTTCCCGGAGAGGGCCGGTGAAGTCGCCGCGACGACGCACTTCCTGGACGCCAGCGGGCTGAAGGTCGGCTCGTCGGTCTCCGCACGCGGCGTGGAAGGCACCAAGTACCTGATCGTCGGTGCGTACGAACTGCCCAACGACCTCAAGGCCGAACAGGTCAACGCACTTCCCGGCACGTTCATCGACCCGCTCAACAAGGCGCTCGCGGCGGTCGACCTGCCCACGTCGGGCAAGAACACCACTCAACTGGTCACCGTCACCGGTGGTTTCACGTGGAACATGGTCAAGGAGGCCAACACCAAGGGCGCGATCGTCACGTCGCGCCTGGTGGCCCTCGACCCGCCCGCCGACTCCGAGGTGCCGCTGTACCAGAAGGGCGGCTGGAGCAACTACGAGCAGAGCACCGCCGCCAAGGCCGCACTGCTCGCGGCCGTCGGCACCATCGTGGGCCTGGCCATTCTGGAGATCTGCCTGCTCGCCGGGCCCGCGTTCGCGGTCGGCGCCCGGCGCTCGCGCCGTCAGCTCGGGCTGGTCGGCGCCAACGGCGGTGAGCGCAGGCACATCCGGGCCATCGTGCTCTCCGGCGGACTCGTGATCGGCATCGCGGCCGCGGTCGTCGGAACGCTCCTCGGCATGCTGCTCACCTTCGCGCTCCAGCCGCTGCTCGAGGACTACATGGGCAAGCGCTTCGGCAGCTTCGACATCCGCCCGCTGGAGCTCCTGGGCATCGGGCTGCTCGCCGTCTTCACCGGTCTGATGGCGGCGATCGTGCCCGCCGTCACCTCGTCCCGGCAGACCGTCCTGGCCTCGCTCACCGGCCGCCGCGGGGTGCGCCGCTCCAGCCGAGTGCTGCCGGTGATCGGCTTGATCGCGGTCGCTCTGGGTGCCGCGACAGCCCTGTACGGATCCACGATGTCCAGCTCCTCACTGATCGTGGCGGGCGGCAGCGCCGTCGCCGAACTGGGCATTGTCGCTCTCACCCCCGCCATGGTCGGTCTGTTCGGCCGGGCCGGGCGCATCCTGCCGCTCTCGCCCCGACTGGCGCTGCGCGACGCGGTACGCAACCGGGGGCGCACGGCCCCCGCGGTCGCCGCGGTGCTGGCCGCCGTCGCGGGCACGGTCGCGGTGGCGACGTACACGGCGAGCACCGAGGCGCAGCACAAGGCCGAGTACACGGCCGAACTTCCGTACGGCACCGTCTCGGTGTCGACCACGGAGGCCGGCGGGCGCGATGTGCCTCAGGTGCGCAGCACCGTGCAGAAGGACCTGCCGGTGGACGTGCGGGCCGATGTGGACCGGATCGCCGTGGGGAAGGCGAGCTGCGAGTTGTACAGCGATTCGCCGGGCTGTGGCCGCTATGAAGTGGTCACCCCCAAGGCCAACATCTGCCCGCTGTGGGCGCCGTCGGCCGAAGGCGAGGACCCTTCGTCGAAGTACACCGTCGAGGAACGGCGCAAGCTCGGCAAGGACTGGCGCTGCCTGCAGAACAACGGCGGTGGCATCGAGGTCCAGGACGGGTTGCTGGTCGGCGACGCGAAGCTGATGAAGGTGCTGGGCATCAACGACCCGGCGTCCGTGACCGCCCTGTCCCAGGGGCAGATCGTCTCCTTCGACAAGCGCAACATCACCCCTCAGAGCAAGATCGACATTCGGCTGATCACCGATCCGAAGGCCGCCGACGCAGCCAGCGCCAAGGGCAAGGACGCACCCGGAGCGATCAAGTCCTTCGCCGCGCACCAGGCTTCGGGATCCCCGAAGACGTACGGCATCACCATGATCATGCCGCCGTCCGCCGCCAGGGCCGCGGGCCTCGTCACGGTCCCCTACGGTGCGTACTTCACGACGGACAAGATGCCCAGCAGCGCGCAGCAGCAGCGTCTGGACAGCGACATCGACAAGCTCGGCACCGAGGTCGCCCTGCGCATCGAGAAGGGCTGGACCCCTGAGAGCAGCATCGTCCTGATCTCCCTGACCGTCTTCGCCGGGCTGATCACGATCGGCGCCGCGGGCATCGCCACCGGTCTCGCCCAGGCGGACGCCGAGGCCGACCTCAAGACGCTCGCCGCCGTGGGAGCGGCGCCGCGGGTGCGCCGGACACTCAGCGGGTTCCAGTGCGGGGTGGTGGCCGTGATGGGTGTGGTGCTCGGCTCGGCGGCGGGCGTACTGCCCGCGATCGGGCTGAGGTTCACCGAGAAGCGCGAGCAGACGGACTTCTACCGGGAGTTGGTCGACCAGGGCTACGGGGCCATGAACCCGGCCCCGTACGTCCCGGTCGTCGTCCCCTGGGCCACCCTGGCCGCGCTGCTGATCGCCGTCCCGCTGGGCGCGGCCCTGCTGGCGGCCCTGGTCACGCGCTCGCACGGGGCCCTCGCCCGGCGCGCCGCGGTCTGACCGGAGTCCGGGCCTCCTGTGCCCCCGTACGAGGGTGGATCACTCTCGTACGGGGGCACACCGTCATGTGAGTCACGTGTACGAGAGAATGACGGCATGGAGATGCCGAGGAGTGAACGGCCGGAACGGTCGCAGGAGCACCCGCAGGTCCTCGTGGTGGGACAGGACGGGATGGCGCTCGGCGGCGGCCCCGGCGGCGGTGACGAGGCGCGCGAGGTCCCAGTGACAGAGATGGTCGAACAACCCGCGAAGGTCATGCGCATCGGCAGCATGATCAAGCAACTGCTCGAGGAAGTCCGTGCGGCTCCTCTCGACGAGGCGAGCCGGGTCCGCCTCAAGAACATCCACGCCAGCTCGGTGAAGGAGCTGGAGGACGGCCTCGCCCCCGAACTGGTCGAGGAGCTCGAGCGTCTCTCCCTTCCGTTCACCGACGAGGCGATCCCCTCCGAGGCCGAACTGCGCATCGCGCAGGCCCAGTTGGTGGGCTGGCTGGAGGGCCTCTTCCACGGCATCCAGACCGCGCTGTTCGCCCAGCAGATGGCCGCCAGGGCCCAGCTGGAGCAGATGCGCCGCGCGCTCCCGCCGGGTGCGGGCGGCCACGACGACGAGGACGACGACGGCCACGGTGCCGTCCGCTCGGGCCCGTACCTCTAGGGGGTGTCCGGCGGATCATGCCGCAGTCGCGCCGGCCCGGCACGCACATCTGCCGCGTTGTCGTCAGTTGCCAACGCTCCGCGTTGTCGCCTTCCTCCGCCTTGCAGCTGCGCTCGGCATCCGAAGGATGAATCAAAGAGCCGAGACGGAGCGAAGCGCAGTGCACCGGACCACCGCTCACCCGCGGTAAAGGCTTCAACGCAGAGCAAGGGCGACCCGATCCGCCGGACACCCCCTAGAACCGCCGACCGGGCGGGGCGATCACCGGGCGCTGCCCCGTTCCCCCCGCCCGCTCAGCGCCGCATACTCACCGGATGACCACCTACGACGCCGTCGTCCTCGCAGGCGGGGCGGCCAGACGGCTCGGCGGAGCCGACAAGCCAGGGCTGACCGTCGGCGGCCGCGCCCTGCTCGACCGTGTGCTGGCCGCCTGTGCGGGAGCGGCGTCGACCGTCGTGGTCGGCGGCCGGCGCACCACGTCGCGTCCCGTCACCTGGGTACGCGAAGACCCGCCCGGCGGCGGCCCGTTGGCCGCGCTGGACGCCGGCGTCCGCGCCACCCGCGCCGACCGGATCCTCGTCCTCTCCGCGGACCTGCCCTTCCTCGACGGGCGGAGCGTGGCGGCGCTGCTCTCCGCACTCGCCGACGGCAGCCACGAAGCCGCCCTCCTCACCGACGCGGGCGGCCGCGACCAGCCCCTCGTCGCCGTCTACCGCGCCGAGCCGCTCCGCCGTGAACTGGCCCTGCTCGCCTCCGAACACGGCGCGCTCACCGGTCTGCCCCTCCGACTGCTCACCGCCGAACTCGACCTCGCCCGAATCGCCGCCGACCCGGCCCGGCCCCTCGCGTCGTTCGACTGCGACACCTGGGAGGACATCGCCGCGGCAAGGGCCCGCATCAGGGAGCATGGACACGTGCTGGATGAATGGATCACCGCAGTCAAGGCCGAACTCGGCATCGAGCTCGACGTCGACACCGGCGTCCTCCTCGACCTGGCCCGCGACGCCGCACACGGTGTCGCCCGGCCTGCCGCTCCACTGACCACCTTCTTGGTGGGGTACGCGGCGGCGAAGGCCGAGAAGGACGGCCCCGAGGCCGTCGCCGAGGCGGCCCGCAAGGCCGCGGCCCTCGCCAACCAGTGGGCCGCAGAGGCGAACGAGGCCGGATGAGCGAGACGCACGGCCCCGAGGACACCGACGTCGACGAGGCCCTCGCGCTCGTCAACACGGTGCCGCCGCCCACCGTCCCGCAGGCCGCGGGACCCGCCCTCCCGCAGCCGTCCCCGCCCGTACGCCACCGGGCCACACCCTGGCCCGAAGCACGCGCCCGCGCCGCACAGGCCGGCCGCAGCGCCCCCGTACGGACCCGGCGCACCCCCCTCGACGACGCGCTCGGTCAGATCCTCGCCGAGCCCCTCACCGCCCTCACCGACCTGCCGTCCTTCGACACCTCGGCGATGGACGGCTGGGTCGTGGCGGGACCGGGGCCCTGGCGGATCCGGCAGGACAGCATCCTCGCCGGACGCGCCGCGCCCGACCCGCTGGCCGACGGGGAGGCCGTACGCATCGCCACCGGCGCCCGGATCCCGGCCGACGCCACCGCCGTCATCCGCTCCGAACACGCCCGCACCGACGGGGCCGGGCGCCAGCTGTCCGCCGGGCGCGAGGTCGTACCCGGCCAGGACATCCGCCCGCGCGGCCAGGAGTGCCGCTCCGGCGACCATCTGCTGCCCGCCGCCTCGCTGGTGACCCCCGCCGTGCTCGGCCTCGCCGCGGCCGCCGGTTACGACACGCTGCTCACCGTCCCCCGCCCCACCGTCGAAGTCCTCGTCCTGGGCGACGAGTTGCTGACCGAAGGGCTGCCGCACGACGGGCTGATCCGCGACGCCCTGGGCCCGATGATCGGCCCCTGGCTGCGCTCCCTCGGTGCGGAGGTCGTCGCCACGCGCCGTCTCGGCGACGACCCCGGCGCGCTCTACGAGGCCGTCACCACCTCCGGGGCCGATCTGGTCGTCACCACCGGCGGCACCGCTTCGGGCCCCGTCGACCATGTCCACCCGACCCTGCGGAAGGCCGGCGCCGAACTGCTCGTCGACGGTGTCGCAGTCCGCCCCGGCCATCCGATGCTGCTGGCGCGGCTGGCCCCCGGGCGCCACCTCGTGGGTCTGCCGGGGAATCCCCTCGCCGCCGTCTCCGGACTCCTCACGCTGGCCGCGCCCCTGCTGCGTACGCTCTCCGGCCGCGAAGCCCAGGCGCCGGCAGATTCTTTTTTCTATGGCTCCGCCGTGCGCGACGAGGTGCAGGGGCACCCGTACGACACCCGGCTCGTGCCCGTCGTGCACCACGGCGACGAGGCCGTGCCGCTGCACTTCAACGGGCCCGCGATGCTCCGCGGGATCGCCGCCGCCGACGGACTCGCCGTCGTCCCGCCGGGCGGTGCCCTGGCCGGTCAGGAGCTGGACGTCATCGATCTGCCGTGGGCCGGGGAGTGTTTCACGTGAAACTTTCCGGCCATGACGCCCTCGACCGCCCCGTCGGCGAAGCCCTCGCCACCCGGCGCATCAAGCTCCCCCGCCGCGTCGTCGAACGTCCGCTGCGCCAGGTCGGCCGACGCGTACTGATCGCGCTGCTCGTCCTGGTGACCACCGCGATGGTCGTCTGGCTCGACCGCTCCGGCTACCACGACAACGCCGACGGCAAGGTCGACCTGCTCGACGCCTTCTACTACGCCACGGTCACCCTCTCCACCACGGGTTACGGCGACATCGTCCCGTACAGCGACCCCGCCAGGCTGGCGAACATCCTTGTGATCACGCCCCTGCGCGTGCTCTTCCTGATCATCCTGGTCGGCACCACTCTCGAGGTCCTCACGGAGCGGACCCGGGAGGAGTTCCGGCTGAAACGCTGGAGGACCCAGTTGCGTGACCACACCGTCGTCGTCGGCTTCGGCACCAAGGGCCGCTCGGCGATCCAGACCCTCTGCGCAACGGGCCTGAAGAAGGACCAGATCGTCATCGTCGACCCCAGCGCGAAGGTCATCGAGGCGGCCAACGCGGACGGTTTCGTCGGCGTGGTCGGCGATGCCACGCGCAGCGACGTACTGCTGCGGGCCGAACTGCAGCGGGCCCGTCAGGTGGTCATCGCCACCCAGCGCGACGACACCGCCGTCCTGGTCACGCTGACGGCGCGCCAGCTCAACCGGGGCGCCAAGATCGTGGCCGCGGTCCGCGAGGAGGAGAACGCGCCGCTGCTGAAGCAGTCCGGCGCGGACGCGGTGATCACCAGCGCCAGCGCGGCGGGACGACTGCTCGGTCTCTCCGTCCTCAGCCCCAGCGCAGGCACCGTGATGGAGGACCTGATCCAGCAGGGCAGCGGCCTCGACCTGATCGAGCGGCCGGTCCGCAAGCCCGAGGTCGGCAAGAACGTCCGGGACGTCGAGGACCTGGTGGTGACCGTCAAGCGCGGGCACCGGCTGCTGGGTTACGACAGCTCCGAGGCGAGCCCCCTGCAGGCCATGGACCGGCTGATCGCGATCGTGCGGGTGTCGCCGGGGGCCGCCGAGCCGGCGGGCAGGTCGGAGTAGCCTCGCGGGCATGCATGCGATCACGATCCCCGAGCCCGGCGGTCCCGAGGCGCTTGTCTGGGCCGAAGTCCCCGATGCCGTACCCGGCGAGGGCGAAGTCCTCGTCGAGGTGGTGGCCGCCGCCGTCAACCGCGCCGACGTACTGCAGCGGCAGGGCTTCTACGAGCCGCCGCCCGGCGCCTCCCCCTACCCCGGCCTGGAATGCTCCGGGCGCATCACGGCGCTCGGTGCGGGCGTCTCGGGATGGGCGGTCGGCGACGAGGTGTGCGCGCTGCTGAGCGGCGGCGGGTACGCCCAGCAGGTGGCCGTCCCCGTGGGGCAGCTGCTGCCCGTACCGGACGGCATCGACCTGGCGACGGCGGCGGCGCTGCCGGAGGTCGTCTGCACGGTGTGGTCGAACGTCTTCATGGTGGCCCATCTGCGGCCCGGCGAGACCCTGTTGGTGCACGGCGGCGCGAGCGGCATCGGCACCATGGCGATCCAGCTGGCGAAGGCGGTGGGGGCGCGGGTCGCCGTCACCGCGGGCGGTCCCGACAAGCTCGCCCGGTGCGCGGAGCTCGGGGCGGACATCCTGATCGACTACCGCGAACAGGATTTCGTCGAGGAGATCCGCAAGGCGACCGACGGGGCCGGTGCGGACGTCATCCTCGACATCGTCGGGGCGAAGTACCTGGACCGGAACGTGCAGGCCCTCGCGCTGAGCGGGCGCCTCGCGGTGATCGGGATGCAGGGCGGTGTGAAGGGCGAGTTGAACCTCGCCGCGCTGATGGCGAAGCGCGCGGCCGTGACGGCCACCTCGCTGCGGGCGCGGCCGCTGGGGGAGAAGGCGGCCATCGTCGCCGCCGTACGGGAACACGTCTGGCCCCTGATCTCGGCGGGCCGCATCCGGCCGGTCGTCGACCAGGAACTCCCGCTGTCGGAGGCGGCCGAGGCGCACCGGGCGCTGGACGCGGGCACGCACGTGGGCAAGATCCTGCTCCAGGCCTAGGAGCCCGGTTCTGTGGTTGCGGGTCCCGCTGCGTGCAGCGGGACCCGGTCCCTACAGCCCCCTCAGCAACACCGCCGGCTGCTCGACGCAGTCGGCCACGTGGCGCAGGAAGCCGCCGGCCGTTCCTCCGTCGCAGACCCGGTGGTCGAAGGTCAGCGAGAGCTGGACGACCTGCCGGACGGCGAGTTCACCGCCGTGCACCCATGGCTTGGGCACGATGCGGCCGACTCCGAGCATCGCGGCCTCGGGGTGGTTGATGATCGGCGTGGAGCCGTCCACACCGAACACCCCGTAGTTGTTCAGGGTGAAGGTGCCGCCGGTGAGATCGGCGGGGGTGAGCGATCCGTCCCTGGCCGCCGACGTCAGCCGTCCGAACTCCTCGTTCAGCGACTCCGTCGTACGGCTCCCCGCGTCCCTGACCACCGGCACGACCAGCCCGCGCTCGGTCTGGGCCGCGAAGCCCAGATGGACGGCGGGCAGCCTGACGATCTCTCTGGCTGCCGTGTCCACCGTGGAGTTGAGCTCCGGGTAGCGGGCGAGCGCGGCCGTGCAGATACGGGCGAGCAGGGCCAGGACCGAGATCTTGGGGGAGCCGGCCGCGTTCATCGCCGCCCGCACCGCCATCAGCTCGGTCGCGTCCGCGTCCACCCAGCAGGTCGCGTCCGGTATCTCGCGACGGCTGCGGGAGAGCTTGTCGGCGACGGCACCGCGCACGCCCTTCAGGGGGACACGGGACGGGTCGGGGCGCCGTATCGCCTGCTCGACGTCGGAGCGCAGGATCAGCCCGTCGGGGCCGGAGCCCGTCAACTCCCGCAGATCGAGGGCGTTCTCGCGGGCCAGACGGCGTACGAGCGGCGAGATGACCGGCACCGGGCCCGCAGCGGGGACGGGCTCCACCGGAGCCGTCGGCACCACTGGAGCTGTCGCCACCACCGCGGCGGCCGGCCTGATGCGGCGCCGGCGCGATGCGGGAGCCCCCGTGCCGTACCCCACCAGGACGTTCCCCGACGAGTCCTCGCCGGAGAGCACCTCGGCCGCGGTCTCCTCCTGCGGTCCGACAGCAACCGTCAACAGGGGGGATCCGACCGGCAGTTCCGCCCCCTCCTCGCCGAAGCGGGCCGTCACCACACCCCCGTAGGGGCACGGCACCTCGACCATCGCCTTCGCCGTCTCGACCTCGACCACCGGCTGGTCGACGGCGACGACATCGCCCACCGCCACGAGCCAGCGCACGATCTCCGCCTCGGTCAGCCCCTCACCGAGGTCCGGCAGCCTGAACTCCAGTACCTGTGGCATCACACCTCCCACTGCAGCCGCGCCACCGCGTCGAGAACCCGGTCCACACCCGGCAGATGGTGCCGCTCCAGCATCGGCGGCGGATAGGGGATGTCGAATCCGGCGACCCGGAGCACCGGCGCCTCCAGATGGTGGAAGCACCGCTCGGTCACCCGGGCGGCGATCTCCCCTCCGGGACCGCCGAAGCCGGCCGACTCGTGCACGACGACCGCGCGGCCCGTGCGCCGTACCGAGGCGCAGACCGTCTCGTCGTCGAAGGGCACCAGGGACCGCAGGTCGACGACCTCCAGGTCCCAGCCCTCCTCCTTGGCGGCCTCGGCCGCCTCCAGGCAGACCGGCACGGAGGGCCCGTACGTGATGAGCGTGGCGCTGCGCCCGGTGCGCCGTACGACCGCCCGGCCGATGGGCTCGACGGGGTGCGGCGACCAGTCGGCCTTCGACCAGTAGAGCCGCTTGGGCTCCAGGAAGACCACCGGGTCGTCGGAGGCGATGGCCTCCCGCAGCAGCCCGTACGCATCGGCGACCGTGGCCGGTGCGACGACCTGGAGTCCCGGGGTCGCCATGTAGTACGCCTCGGAGGAGTCGCTGTGGTGCTCGACCCCGCCGATCCCGCCGCCGTACGGCACCCGCACCACGATCGGCAGCGGCATGGCGCCGCGCGTGCGGTTGCGCGTCTTCGCCACATGGCTGATGAGCTGCTCGAAGGCGGGGTACGCGAAGGCGTCGAACTGCATCTCGACGACCGGCCGCAGCCCGTACATCGCCATGCCCACGGCCGTCCCCAGGATCCCCGCCTCGGCGAGCGGGGTGTCCGTGCACCGGTCCTCGCCGAACTCCTTGGCGAGCCCGTCGGTGACCCGGAAGACACCGCCGAGCGTGCCGACGTCCTCCCCGAGGACATGCACCCGCGGGTCCTCGGCCATCGCGTCGCGCATCGCGCGCTGCAGCGCCTGCGCCATGGTGGCGGGCTTCGCGGCCACTGTCGTCATCGTTCGTCCTCGGCATCGAGTTCGGTACGGAGCATCGCGGCCTGCTCCCGCAGCTGCGAGGTCTGCTCGGCGTAGACCTGCGCGAAGAGGTCCATGGGGTCGAGCACCGGGTCGGCGTTCATCCGCGTCCGCAGGTCGGCCGCCATGGTCTCGGCGCCCTCGCGCACGGCCCGTATCGCCGTCTCGTCGAGCATCCCGCGCCCCGTCAGCTCCCGCTCGAGGAGGTCGACGGGGTCGTGTGCACGCCAGGCCTCGACCTCGGCGTCGCCGCGGTAGCGGGTCGCGTCGTCGGCGTTCGTATGGGCTTCCATGCGGTACGTCACCGCCTCGACCAGCGTCGGACCGCCGCCGGACCGTGCCCGGAGCATGGCCTCGCTCAGCACCTCGTGGACCGCCGCCGCGTCGTTCCCGTCGACCAGCCGGCCCGGCATCCCGTACCCGACGGCCTTGTGGGCCAGGGACGGGGCCGCGGTCTGCTTGGCCAGCGGTACGGAGATCGCGAAGCCGTTGTTCTGGACGAGGAAGACGACCGGGGCCTGCCAGACGGCGGCGAAGTTCATCGCCTCGTGGAAGTCGCCCTCGCTCGTCCCGCCGTCGCCGACCATCGCGAGCGCCACCACGTCGTCCCCGGCCAGCCGGGCGGCGTGCGCCAGGCCCACGGCGTGGGGGAGCTGGGTGGCGAGCGGGGTGCAGAGGGGGGCTATCCGGTGGACCCGCGGGTCGTACCCGGTGTGCCAGTCGCCCCGCAGCAGCGTCAGGGCCTCCACGGGGTCCAGGCCGCGCGCCACGGCCGCCAGGGTGTCGCGGTAGCTCGGGAAGAGCCAGTCCTGCTTCTCGAGGACCAGCGCGGCCGCGACCTCGCAGGCCTCCTGGCCGGTCGAGGAGGGGTAGACGGCGAGCCTGCCCTGCTTGGTGAGGGCCGTGGCCTGCGCGTTGTACCGGCGGCCTCGCACCAGGCCCTCGTACAGCCGGCGCATCAGTTCGGGGTCGAGCGGGGAATCAGTACCGAGACCGAGGACCCGGTACGGCTCGGGGTCCGGGAGCAGCGGCGCGGGATCGGTGCGCAGTGTGAATGCCGGGTAGGCAGCGGCTGCACCGGGCAGCTCTTGGACCGTCATGTCGGACACCTCCTCGTGGGAGCGGGAAGGCGCAGCGAAATGTGATGCGCCTCACCTACCGATTGTTCGGTCGTGAGCGCATTTTGGCTACAGGCACCTCCAGCCTGTGGACAAACGGTTCTCCACAGCCTGGGATAGAGGCAGGTCGTCCATGGTAGGGAGGCGGGAAGACATGGCAGATGAACAAATGGCCGATGCGGCGGAGGTCCCTCCGGCGCGCCCGCTCGACGCCATCGACCGTTCCATCCTGCGGATGCTCCAGATCGACGGCCGCGCCTCGATACGCTCCGTGGCCGAGGCCGTCCATGTCTCGCGCGCCAACGCCTACGCCCGGATCAACCGGCTCATCGACGACGGAGTGATCCGGGGCTTCAGCGCCCGGGTCAACCATGAACGGGCAGGCCAGGGCGCCTCCGCGTACATCACGCTGAAAATCGTGCAGAACTCCTGGCGCACGGTCCGCCGGCAGCTCCAGGAGCTGCCGGGCGCCGCTCATATCGCCCTGGTCAGCGGCGACTTCGACGTACTCCTGCTGGTGCACAGCCAGGACAACAGGGCGCTGCGCGAGCTCGTACTGACCAAGCTGCAGTCGATTCCGGAGGTGCTGTCGACGCGCACCCTGCTGGTCTTCGAGGAGACGGACCTGGACCCGACGGGGCCTGCGGACCCTACGAGCCGTACTTCTTGAGGAAGGCCTGCACGGTCGCCCAGTTCTTCGGGTCGTCGAGCAGCGAAACCCCGTGCTGCGACACGCCCTTGAGGTAATAGAGCTTGCTCTC
The sequence above is drawn from the Streptomyces sp. NBC_01465 genome and encodes:
- a CDS encoding alpha-ketoacid dehydrogenase subunit beta, whose protein sequence is MTTVAAKPATMAQALQRAMRDAMAEDPRVHVLGEDVGTLGGVFRVTDGLAKEFGEDRCTDTPLAEAGILGTAVGMAMYGLRPVVEMQFDAFAYPAFEQLISHVAKTRNRTRGAMPLPIVVRVPYGGGIGGVEHHSDSSEAYYMATPGLQVVAPATVADAYGLLREAIASDDPVVFLEPKRLYWSKADWSPHPVEPIGRAVVRRTGRSATLITYGPSVPVCLEAAEAAKEEGWDLEVVDLRSLVPFDDETVCASVRRTGRAVVVHESAGFGGPGGEIAARVTERCFHHLEAPVLRVAGFDIPYPPPMLERHHLPGVDRVLDAVARLQWEV
- the pdhA gene encoding pyruvate dehydrogenase (acetyl-transferring) E1 component subunit alpha — encoded protein: MTVQELPGAAAAYPAFTLRTDPAPLLPDPEPYRVLGLGTDSPLDPELMRRLYEGLVRGRRYNAQATALTKQGRLAVYPSSTGQEACEVAAALVLEKQDWLFPSYRDTLAAVARGLDPVEALTLLRGDWHTGYDPRVHRIAPLCTPLATQLPHAVGLAHAARLAGDDVVALAMVGDGGTSEGDFHEAMNFAAVWQAPVVFLVQNNGFAISVPLAKQTAAPSLAHKAVGYGMPGRLVDGNDAAAVHEVLSEAMLRARSGGGPTLVEAVTYRMEAHTNADDATRYRGDAEVEAWRAHDPVDLLERELTGRGMLDETAIRAVREGAETMAADLRTRMNADPVLDPMDLFAQVYAEQTSQLREQAAMLRTELDAEDER
- a CDS encoding Lrp/AsnC family transcriptional regulator — translated: MADAAEVPPARPLDAIDRSILRMLQIDGRASIRSVAEAVHVSRANAYARINRLIDDGVIRGFSARVNHERAGQGASAYITLKIVQNSWRTVRRQLQELPGAAHIALVSGDFDVLLLVHSQDNRALRELVLTKLQSIPEVLSTRTLLVFEETDLDPTGPADPTSRTS